Proteins encoded together in one Corynebacterium liangguodongii window:
- a CDS encoding DUF445 domain-containing protein has protein sequence MSRHESAPAVTDAQRRKALRVHKGVATSLLGVMAAIFLSCSWWQSTGEAPAWAGYVRAAAEAGMVGGLADWFAVTALFRHPLGLPIPHTAIIPRRKDQVAGALSDFVSENFLNAQTITDKVAQAEVPRRVGLWLEREDNAELVSAHAGSLAARIVASIDPEEARRIIDRQVIDRVAEPEWGPHLGRALDGLIADGKVEPVIDDVISWARRKVAGMEDSVIEMIDERMPRWAPQFAKDLVGERVYRELVSFMREIDTDPNHEARLALRRQIAGFARDLQHDAATIARVEAIKADVMGSKAVTSASAGIWERASRSLIDAAGEPSSALRRKLVELCLTWGSRLAHDPQVQAAAQRRLGVATRYLAENGAGEIVGIISETIQRWDGQEAAEKIELMAGKDLQFIRLNGTIVGALAGLVIYSLSRALFF, from the coding sequence ATGTCGAGACACGAGAGCGCCCCCGCCGTAACGGACGCGCAGCGGCGTAAGGCCTTGCGCGTGCACAAGGGCGTCGCCACGAGTCTGCTCGGCGTGATGGCCGCGATCTTCTTGTCCTGCTCCTGGTGGCAGTCGACCGGCGAGGCGCCGGCGTGGGCGGGCTACGTCCGCGCCGCCGCCGAGGCCGGCATGGTCGGCGGCTTGGCGGACTGGTTCGCAGTGACCGCGCTCTTCCGCCACCCTCTCGGCCTGCCCATCCCGCACACCGCGATCATCCCGCGCAGGAAGGATCAGGTGGCCGGGGCGCTGAGCGATTTCGTCAGCGAGAACTTCCTCAACGCGCAGACCATCACGGATAAGGTCGCGCAGGCGGAGGTGCCGCGCCGCGTCGGGCTGTGGCTCGAGCGCGAGGACAACGCCGAGCTCGTCTCCGCGCACGCGGGCTCACTCGCCGCGCGCATCGTGGCCTCGATCGACCCGGAAGAGGCACGGCGCATCATCGACCGCCAGGTCATCGACCGCGTGGCGGAGCCGGAGTGGGGCCCCCACCTCGGCCGCGCCCTCGACGGGCTCATTGCGGACGGCAAGGTCGAGCCCGTGATCGACGACGTCATCTCGTGGGCGAGGCGCAAGGTCGCGGGAATGGAGGACAGCGTCATCGAGATGATCGATGAGCGCATGCCGCGCTGGGCGCCCCAGTTTGCCAAGGACCTCGTCGGCGAGCGCGTCTACCGGGAACTGGTGAGCTTCATGCGGGAGATCGACACCGACCCCAACCACGAGGCGAGGCTCGCGCTGCGGCGCCAGATCGCCGGCTTCGCGCGGGATCTGCAGCACGACGCCGCCACGATCGCGCGCGTCGAGGCGATCAAGGCGGATGTCATGGGGTCGAAGGCGGTCACCTCCGCTTCGGCGGGAATCTGGGAGAGGGCATCGCGCTCGCTTATCGACGCCGCCGGCGAGCCCTCCTCGGCACTTCGGCGCAAGCTGGTGGAGCTGTGCCTGACCTGGGGCAGCAGGCTCGCCCACGACCCGCAGGTCCAGGCCGCCGCGCAGCGCCGCCTGGGCGTGGCCACCCGCTACCTCGCGGAGAACGGCGCGGGAGAAATCGTCGGGATTATCTCCGAGACGATCCAGCGCTGGGACGGCCAGGAGGCGGCCGAGAAGATCGAGCTCATGGCCGGCAAGGACCTCCAATTCATCCGCCTCAACGGGACGATCGTCGGCGCGCTCGCGGGGCTGGTCATCTACTCTCTCTCCCGCGCACTGTTTTTCTAG
- a CDS encoding DUF2993 domain-containing protein: MTKTNGSLAWKIFVGVLAVLVVTAIVAEFGLRAYLSRRIETEIAAAVDLPASEHAQVSFGHSPLTFGLLTSKVPELTAAIPSTLALNEDGYTGTPAATVNLRDLRQTDAGAVAESMDLATVVPDSFIQEILQQQMRQALGDTGLSPKLLENFVSVSEVKTNAAAGTISITFTEGVAALDLHPRTENGQATFDVDATRLFGIDLPGGAAEKISEALQEGMRQAVFGNLRVRDITTIEGGLRVTLAGEEVNLDELAGSAQSR; the protein is encoded by the coding sequence ATGACAAAAACCAACGGCTCGCTCGCGTGGAAGATCTTCGTCGGCGTGCTCGCTGTCCTCGTTGTTACCGCCATCGTCGCGGAGTTTGGCCTGCGGGCCTACCTCTCGCGCCGCATCGAGACGGAGATCGCCGCCGCCGTCGATCTTCCGGCCTCCGAGCACGCGCAGGTCTCCTTCGGGCATTCCCCGCTGACCTTCGGGCTCCTGACCAGCAAGGTCCCCGAGCTCACCGCGGCCATCCCCTCGACACTCGCGCTCAACGAGGACGGCTACACCGGAACCCCCGCCGCCACGGTCAACCTGAGGGACCTGCGCCAGACCGACGCCGGCGCGGTCGCGGAGTCCATGGACCTGGCCACGGTGGTGCCCGACTCGTTCATCCAGGAGATCTTGCAGCAGCAGATGCGCCAAGCGCTGGGCGATACCGGGCTTTCGCCGAAGCTGCTGGAGAACTTCGTGAGCGTCTCCGAGGTGAAGACGAACGCCGCCGCCGGGACGATTTCAATCACGTTCACCGAGGGCGTCGCTGCCCTCGACCTCCACCCCCGCACGGAAAACGGTCAGGCGACCTTCGACGTCGACGCGACCCGCCTCTTCGGCATCGACCTGCCCGGCGGGGCCGCGGAGAAGATCTCCGAGGCCCTGCAGGAGGGGATGCGGCAGGCCGTTTTCGGCAATCTCCGGGTCAGGGACATCACCACCATCGAGGGCGGCCTGCGTGTCACCCTCGCCGGCGAGGAGGTCAACCTCGACGAGCTGGCGGGATCAGCCCAGTCCCGCTAA
- a CDS encoding SAM-dependent methyltransferase, with product MADHAHNLRAQYGRDRPFGVITRGTTGVNRLRRCDRWVRYHAGAQEVLRSTPRPLAIDVGYGASHTTTVEWARWLRQINPAVEVVGLEIHPERVLPPRDGVRFELGGFELAGYTPHLVRAFNVLRQYDVADVAPMWEAVTSRLAPGGLFIEGTCDELGRRAAWVLLDATGPRTLTLAWDPHDAQRPSDLAERLPKALIHNNVPGEAIHALLAAADEAWERAAGWAPHGPRVRWRHAHAELIREGWGLAPVRRRLRDNTLTINWEDVSPRDWDV from the coding sequence ATGGCCGATCATGCCCATAACCTGCGCGCGCAGTACGGGCGGGATCGGCCCTTTGGCGTTATCACCCGCGGCACCACCGGGGTCAACCGCCTTCGGCGCTGCGACCGCTGGGTGCGCTACCACGCGGGGGCCCAAGAGGTGCTGCGCTCCACCCCGCGCCCGCTCGCGATCGACGTCGGCTACGGCGCCTCCCACACCACGACGGTCGAGTGGGCGCGGTGGCTGCGCCAGATCAACCCCGCGGTCGAGGTTGTCGGCTTGGAGATCCACCCGGAGCGGGTCCTCCCGCCGCGCGACGGGGTGCGCTTCGAGCTCGGCGGCTTCGAGCTGGCGGGCTACACGCCGCACCTCGTTCGCGCCTTCAACGTGCTGCGGCAGTACGACGTCGCCGACGTCGCCCCGATGTGGGAGGCGGTCACCTCACGCCTTGCGCCGGGCGGGCTGTTCATCGAGGGCACGTGCGACGAGCTCGGCCGGCGCGCGGCTTGGGTGCTTCTCGACGCCACCGGGCCGCGCACCCTCACCCTGGCCTGGGACCCCCACGACGCGCAGCGCCCCTCCGATCTCGCCGAGCGCCTGCCCAAGGCGCTCATCCACAACAACGTGCCAGGGGAGGCGATCCACGCGCTGCTCGCCGCCGCCGACGAGGCCTGGGAGCGCGCCGCAGGGTGGGCCCCGCACGGGCCCCGGGTGCGGTGGCGGCACGCCCACGCCGAGCTGATCCGCGAGGGCTGGGGGCTCGCGCCCGTACGCCGCCGGCTGCGCGATAACACGTTGACAATCAACTGGGAAGACGTCTCGCCCCGCGACTGGGACGTATGA
- a CDS encoding DUF2505 domain-containing protein yields MTAHSDVTVTVNHPAEKVRQAFATKEYWEFIAANLSPEPGTLAEFDGTTAVLFEILPKSILPEAAQAMISADLKLKRTVNLGGLEGEGSTYDYVGDVKGTPVDFNGEITLGESDGATTLSYANEAKVNIPFMGAALEPKVGEALEEIFSNEAKLTEQWITENL; encoded by the coding sequence ATGACTGCACATAGCGACGTCACCGTAACCGTCAACCACCCCGCAGAGAAGGTCCGCCAGGCATTCGCCACCAAGGAATACTGGGAGTTCATCGCCGCGAACCTCTCCCCGGAGCCCGGAACGCTTGCCGAATTCGACGGCACGACCGCCGTTCTCTTCGAGATCCTGCCCAAGTCCATCCTCCCCGAGGCCGCGCAGGCGATGATTTCCGCCGACCTGAAGCTCAAGCGCACCGTCAACCTCGGCGGGCTCGAGGGCGAGGGATCCACCTACGACTACGTCGGCGACGTCAAGGGCACCCCCGTCGACTTCAACGGCGAGATCACGCTTGGCGAGTCCGACGGGGCCACCACCCTGAGCTACGCCAACGAGGCGAAGGTGAACATCCCGTTCATGGGCGCGGCGCTCGAGCCCAAGGTCGGCGAGGCGCTCGAGGAGATCTTCTCCAACGAGGCCAAGCTCACCGAGCAGTGGATCACCGAAAACCTCTAG
- a CDS encoding UDP-N-acetylmuramate dehydrogenase, protein MSTSSFSALTTLRVGGTPRDVVTCTSAGELADTVAGLDAAGSSLLIVGGGSNLLVADGPLELTAVVAANEGIALIDATTIRAGAGAVWDDVVSFAVEHGLAGIEALSGIPGSAGATPVQNVGAYGAEVADVLTRVRLWNRETGVDEWVPADSLDLAYRYSNLKFTSRAVVLEIELQLAARELSAPLRHLGGERLPLAQARENILATRRAKGMVLDAADHDTWSAGSFFTNPVVPPEAADRVADLVGEEGMPRYPQPDGRVKLSAAWLIERAGFPRGYPGEGAPARLSTKHTLALTNRGGARAADIVELAREVRGGVAKKFGVTLEPEPVWVGVEI, encoded by the coding sequence GTGTCCACTTCATCTTTCTCGGCCCTGACCACGCTGCGCGTCGGCGGTACCCCGCGCGACGTTGTGACCTGCACGAGCGCCGGCGAGCTGGCGGATACGGTCGCCGGGCTCGACGCGGCCGGGAGCAGCCTGCTTATCGTCGGCGGCGGCTCCAACCTGCTCGTCGCCGACGGGCCGTTAGAGCTCACCGCCGTCGTCGCCGCTAACGAGGGCATCGCGCTTATCGACGCCACAACGATCCGCGCCGGAGCGGGAGCCGTGTGGGACGATGTCGTCTCCTTCGCCGTCGAGCACGGCCTGGCCGGCATCGAGGCGCTCAGCGGAATCCCCGGCTCCGCCGGGGCGACCCCGGTGCAAAACGTCGGGGCGTACGGGGCGGAGGTGGCCGACGTGCTGACCCGCGTGCGCCTGTGGAACCGCGAAACCGGCGTCGACGAGTGGGTGCCCGCCGACTCGCTGGATCTGGCGTACCGCTATTCCAACCTCAAGTTCACCTCCCGCGCGGTGGTGCTCGAGATCGAACTGCAGCTCGCGGCCCGCGAGCTCTCCGCGCCGCTGCGCCACCTCGGCGGCGAGCGGCTGCCGCTCGCGCAGGCGCGCGAGAACATCCTTGCCACCCGCCGGGCGAAGGGCATGGTGCTCGACGCCGCAGACCACGACACGTGGTCCGCCGGGTCCTTTTTCACCAACCCGGTGGTGCCCCCCGAGGCGGCCGACAGGGTCGCTGACCTGGTGGGGGAGGAGGGGATGCCGCGCTACCCGCAGCCCGACGGGCGGGTAAAGCTCTCCGCGGCCTGGCTCATCGAGCGCGCCGGGTTCCCCCGGGGCTACCCGGGCGAGGGCGCCCCGGCCCGGCTGAGCACGAAGCACACCCTGGCGCTGACGAACAGGGGCGGGGCCCGGGCCGCCGACATCGTCGAGCTGGCGCGGGAGGTGCGCGGGGGCGTCGCCAAGAAATTTGGCGTCACCCTCGAGCCCGAGCCCGTGTGGGTCGGGGTCGAGATCTAG
- a CDS encoding DUF2516 family protein → MDPASLGLIGLILAVPAIARNALFAAVAIAGLIAAFLIATTRDDAFEAAGRQSKWAWVAIVVMSAAVCLLRMPFLSWFGVVAIGLYYFDVRPALINIIRGNSGW, encoded by the coding sequence ATGGATCCCGCAAGCCTAGGCCTCATCGGCCTGATCCTGGCCGTTCCGGCCATTGCCCGCAACGCCTTGTTCGCCGCGGTCGCCATCGCCGGGCTTATCGCCGCCTTTTTGATCGCCACCACGCGTGACGACGCCTTCGAGGCGGCGGGTCGGCAGAGCAAGTGGGCGTGGGTCGCCATCGTCGTGATGTCTGCGGCGGTATGCCTGCTGCGGATGCCCTTCTTGTCGTGGTTCGGCGTGGTGGCGATCGGCCTCTACTACTTCGACGTGCGCCCTGCGCTCATCAACATCATCCGCGGCAACTCGGGCTGGTAG
- a CDS encoding succinate dehydrogenase/fumarate reductase iron-sulfur subunit — translation MKLTLEIWRQAGPDTEGSFETVQVDDAVEQMSILELLDHVNNSYVEQGKEPFTFASDCREGICGTCGVTVNGRPHGAGQNTTACLQRLFNYKDGDTLRIEPFRSGAFPVIKDLAVDRSALDRVMQQGGYVSVAAGTAPDADTLHVNHQTAELALDYAACIGCGACVAACPNGAAHLFTGAKLKHLKLLPLGKEERGKRARQMVDELETTFGHCSLFGECADVCPAGIPLDAVGAINAERARAAFRGKDD, via the coding sequence ATGAAACTGACACTTGAGATCTGGCGTCAGGCCGGACCCGATACTGAGGGAAGCTTTGAAACCGTCCAGGTAGACGACGCGGTGGAGCAGATGTCCATCCTCGAGCTCCTCGACCACGTGAACAACTCCTACGTCGAGCAGGGCAAGGAGCCGTTTACCTTCGCCTCCGACTGCCGCGAAGGCATCTGCGGCACCTGCGGCGTCACCGTCAACGGGCGCCCCCACGGCGCGGGCCAGAACACGACCGCCTGCCTGCAGCGCCTGTTCAACTACAAAGACGGCGACACTCTGCGCATCGAGCCGTTCCGCTCCGGAGCGTTCCCGGTGATCAAGGACCTCGCGGTCGATCGCTCGGCCCTCGACCGCGTCATGCAGCAGGGCGGCTACGTTTCCGTCGCAGCCGGCACGGCCCCGGACGCGGATACCCTCCACGTCAACCACCAGACGGCCGAGCTTGCGCTCGACTACGCGGCCTGCATCGGCTGCGGCGCCTGCGTTGCCGCCTGCCCGAACGGTGCCGCCCACCTCTTTACCGGGGCGAAGCTCAAGCACCTCAAGCTGCTTCCCCTGGGCAAGGAGGAGCGGGGCAAGCGCGCCCGGCAAATGGTCGACGAGCTAGAGACCACCTTCGGCCACTGCTCGCTCTTCGGCGAGTGCGCCGACGTATGCCCGGCGGGCATCCCGCTCGACGCGGTTGGCGCGATCAACGCCGAGCGTGCCCGCGCCGCATTCCGTGGCAAGGACGACTAG
- a CDS encoding long-chain-fatty-acid--CoA ligase, producing the protein MASYDSAPWLAHYTPWTNATLDYGDATLVSAYADNLAKHRDDPATCFFGRRLTYGELDAEVRRTAASLAASGVAAGDRVAIMLPNCPQHLVAFYAVALLGAVAVEHNPLYTAAELTPQFNDHGAKIALVWDKAAATATELRGTTPLETVVSVDITKAMPRLARLGLRLPLKKLREARAQLTAPAPETISYEAFVSEALRGDAAEAFTPARVAPDDPLAILYTSGTTGQPKGAIITHRTLCANALQGVAWVEDFQRSSQRMLGTLPLFHAFGLVFTTALPLFTGSEVILLPAPQIPLVLGAIKKYKPTFVPGVPTLFERVVEQAQERGVDISSLNIGFSGAASLPGPLIDDFERLTGGRLIEGYGLTEAGPILIGNPQSDERRPGYIGLPFPDTDVRIANPDNPEETVPFGEAGEILARGPQIFPGYFNNDEATAKAFHNGWFRTGDMGVMDEEGFVKIVSRIKELIITGGFNVYPAEVEDVIRQHPDVTDAAVVGRPRSDGSEDVVACVTLRQGAALDPEGLRAHAKKNLTPYKVPRTFYHFEQLARDPLGKIRRREVRDDLLKKLEG; encoded by the coding sequence ATGGCTTCTTACGACTCCGCACCCTGGCTCGCCCACTACACGCCGTGGACGAACGCCACCCTCGATTACGGCGACGCCACCCTGGTGAGCGCGTACGCCGACAACCTGGCGAAGCACCGCGACGACCCGGCGACGTGCTTCTTCGGCCGAAGGCTCACCTACGGCGAGCTCGATGCCGAGGTTCGGCGCACCGCGGCGAGCCTGGCCGCCTCCGGCGTCGCGGCCGGCGACCGCGTCGCCATCATGCTGCCGAACTGCCCGCAGCACCTCGTCGCCTTCTACGCCGTGGCTCTGCTCGGCGCCGTCGCCGTCGAGCACAACCCGCTCTACACCGCCGCCGAGCTCACCCCGCAGTTCAACGACCACGGCGCGAAGATCGCCCTCGTGTGGGACAAGGCCGCGGCGACGGCCACCGAGCTACGCGGGACGACTCCGCTGGAGACCGTCGTGAGCGTGGATATCACCAAGGCCATGCCCCGGCTCGCGCGGCTCGGGCTGCGCCTGCCGCTGAAGAAGCTGCGCGAGGCCCGCGCGCAGCTCACGGCGCCGGCACCCGAGACGATCTCGTACGAGGCGTTCGTCAGCGAGGCGCTGCGCGGGGACGCCGCCGAGGCCTTCACCCCCGCGCGCGTCGCCCCCGACGACCCGCTGGCCATCCTCTACACCTCCGGGACGACCGGGCAGCCGAAGGGTGCGATCATCACCCACCGCACCCTGTGCGCCAACGCACTCCAGGGCGTCGCGTGGGTGGAGGATTTTCAGCGTTCCAGCCAGCGCATGCTGGGCACCCTGCCGCTCTTTCACGCCTTCGGCCTCGTCTTTACCACGGCCCTGCCGCTGTTCACCGGCAGCGAGGTCATCCTCCTGCCCGCCCCGCAGATCCCGCTCGTCCTCGGCGCGATCAAGAAGTACAAACCCACGTTCGTCCCCGGCGTACCCACCCTGTTCGAGCGCGTCGTCGAGCAGGCGCAAGAGCGCGGCGTCGACATCTCCTCGCTCAACATCGGCTTCTCCGGCGCCGCGTCGCTGCCTGGCCCGCTTATCGACGACTTTGAAAGGCTCACCGGAGGCAGGCTCATCGAGGGCTACGGGCTCACCGAGGCCGGCCCGATCCTCATCGGAAACCCGCAGAGCGACGAGCGCCGCCCCGGCTACATCGGGCTACCCTTCCCCGACACCGACGTGCGCATCGCCAACCCCGACAACCCGGAGGAGACCGTGCCCTTTGGCGAGGCGGGCGAGATCCTCGCGCGCGGCCCGCAGATCTTCCCCGGCTACTTCAACAACGACGAGGCCACGGCCAAGGCCTTCCACAACGGCTGGTTCCGCACCGGGGACATGGGCGTGATGGATGAAGAAGGCTTCGTCAAGATCGTCTCCCGCATCAAGGAGCTCATCATCACCGGCGGGTTCAACGTCTACCCTGCCGAGGTCGAAGACGTCATCCGCCAGCACCCGGACGTAACCGACGCCGCCGTGGTGGGCAGGCCGCGCTCTGACGGCTCCGAGGACGTCGTTGCGTGCGTCACCCTGCGCCAGGGCGCCGCGCTCGACCCGGAGGGCCTGCGCGCCCACGCGAAGAAGAACCTCACCCCGTATAAGGTGCCGCGCACCTTCTACCACTTCGAACAGCTCGCCCGCGACCCGCTCGGCAAGATCCGCCGCCGCGAGGTCCGCGACGACCTGCTGAAGAAGCTCGAGGGTTAG
- a CDS encoding fumarate reductase/succinate dehydrogenase flavoprotein subunit — protein MTTAFSATAPNQAQQPTQFSQPSSSVPGVSAGRILASNEPDRDKVRMKDMWQWQKDHMNLVSPLNRRKFTVLVVGTGLSGGAAAAALGELGYKVKAFTYHDAPRRAHSIAAQGGVNSARGKKVDNDSAYRHTKDTVKGGDYRCRESDCWRLAIESARVIDHMNAIGAPFAREYGGTLATRSFGGVQVSRTYYTRGQTGQQLQLSTASALQRQIHLGNVEIFTHHDLMDLVVAADEEGKKRCRGIVTRNLITGEITPFTGHAVVLATGGYGNVYHKTTLAKNSNASAMMRAYERGAYLASPCFVQFHPTGLPVNAKWQAKTTLMSESLRNDGRIWTPKQKGDDRDPKDIPEEERDYFLERRYPAFGNLVPRDVASRAISQQLNAGFGVGPLKNSAYLDFTDAIERLGEGTIRERYSNLFEMYEDSTGSDPYKEPMRIAPTVHFTMGGLWTDFNEMTSIDGLFAAGECSWTYHGANRLGANSLLSASVDGWFTLPFTVPNYLAGHLGEEVLDIDAPEVHEAVTRAQDMIERLMSVSGPEPHGPEHFHEQLGDILYEHCGVARTVEGLKAGIDKIRRLREDFWANISIPGSPNDMNQTLEAAIRLADYINLGELMCIDALDRDESCGAHYRDDHLTEDGEAQRDDDNWCFVSAWEPAGKDAFVRHAEPLYFDSIPLMARNYK, from the coding sequence ATGACTACCGCTTTTAGCGCCACGGCGCCCAACCAGGCTCAACAGCCCACGCAGTTTAGCCAGCCCAGCTCGTCCGTCCCCGGCGTGAGCGCCGGGCGGATCCTCGCGAGCAACGAGCCGGACCGCGACAAGGTCCGCATGAAGGACATGTGGCAGTGGCAGAAGGACCACATGAACCTGGTCTCGCCGCTCAACCGCCGCAAGTTCACCGTCCTCGTCGTCGGCACCGGTCTCTCCGGCGGCGCCGCCGCGGCCGCGCTCGGCGAGCTCGGCTACAAGGTCAAGGCCTTTACCTACCACGACGCCCCGCGCCGCGCGCACTCGATCGCGGCCCAGGGCGGCGTGAACTCGGCGCGCGGCAAGAAGGTCGATAACGACAGCGCCTACCGCCACACCAAGGACACCGTCAAAGGCGGCGACTACCGCTGCCGCGAGTCCGACTGCTGGCGCCTCGCCATCGAGTCCGCCCGCGTCATCGACCACATGAACGCCATCGGCGCCCCGTTCGCCCGCGAATACGGCGGCACCCTGGCCACCCGCTCCTTCGGCGGCGTGCAGGTCTCGCGCACCTACTACACCCGCGGGCAAACGGGCCAGCAGCTGCAGCTGTCCACCGCCTCGGCCCTGCAGCGCCAGATCCACCTGGGCAACGTCGAGATCTTCACCCACCACGACCTCATGGACCTCGTCGTCGCGGCCGACGAAGAGGGCAAGAAACGCTGCCGCGGTATCGTCACCCGCAACCTCATCACCGGGGAGATCACGCCGTTTACCGGCCACGCGGTCGTGCTGGCCACCGGTGGGTACGGCAACGTCTACCACAAGACGACGCTGGCGAAGAACTCCAACGCCTCGGCGATGATGCGCGCCTACGAGCGCGGCGCCTACCTTGCATCCCCGTGCTTCGTCCAGTTCCACCCGACCGGGCTGCCCGTCAACGCCAAGTGGCAGGCGAAGACGACGCTGATGTCCGAGTCGCTGCGTAACGACGGCCGAATCTGGACCCCGAAGCAGAAGGGCGACGACCGCGACCCGAAGGACATCCCGGAGGAGGAGCGCGATTACTTCCTCGAGCGCCGCTACCCGGCGTTCGGCAACCTCGTGCCCCGCGACGTCGCCTCCCGCGCGATCTCCCAGCAGCTCAACGCCGGCTTTGGCGTGGGCCCGCTGAAGAACTCGGCCTACCTCGACTTCACCGACGCCATCGAGCGCCTCGGCGAGGGCACCATCCGCGAGCGCTACTCCAACCTCTTCGAGATGTACGAGGACTCCACCGGCTCCGACCCGTACAAGGAGCCGATGCGCATCGCGCCGACCGTGCACTTCACCATGGGCGGGCTGTGGACCGACTTCAACGAGATGACCTCCATCGACGGCCTGTTCGCCGCCGGCGAGTGCTCGTGGACCTACCACGGCGCTAACCGCCTCGGCGCGAACTCGCTGCTCTCGGCGTCCGTCGACGGCTGGTTCACGCTCCCGTTCACGGTGCCGAACTACCTCGCCGGCCACCTCGGCGAGGAGGTGCTCGACATCGACGCGCCCGAGGTCCACGAGGCCGTGACCCGCGCCCAGGACATGATCGAGCGCCTCATGAGTGTCAGCGGCCCCGAGCCGCACGGCCCGGAGCACTTCCACGAGCAGCTCGGCGACATCCTCTACGAGCACTGCGGCGTTGCCCGCACCGTCGAGGGGCTCAAGGCCGGCATCGACAAGATCCGCCGCCTCCGCGAAGACTTCTGGGCCAACATCTCGATCCCGGGCAGCCCGAATGATATGAACCAGACGCTCGAGGCCGCGATCCGCCTGGCGGACTACATCAACCTCGGCGAGCTGATGTGCATCGACGCGCTCGACCGCGACGAGTCCTGCGGTGCGCACTACCGCGATGACCACCTCACCGAGGACGGCGAGGCGCAGCGTGACGACGACAACTGGTGCTTCGTCTCCGCCTGGGAGCCGGCGGGCAAGGACGCCTTCGTCCGCCACGCCGAGCCGCTCTACTTCGATTCGATCCCACTGATGGCAAGGAACTACAAGTAA